A stretch of Anaeromyxobacter dehalogenans 2CP-1 DNA encodes these proteins:
- a CDS encoding Gfo/Idh/MocA family protein has protein sequence MAERDGAAVRVAVIGCGQIADAHLAQVRRAGAEVVAVCDATRHMAEQAAARWRVPAFYEGPDAVDAMLAEARPEVVHVTTPPASHLALATRALAAGAHVYVEKPVTVDAVEAVALEQAAARHGRLACAGHNLLFDPVIQRLRALVEAGALGEVVHADAVMGYDLAGPFGALLTAEPGHWIHRLPAGLAHNNLSHPLSLVLPLLGPGTPAVAHALGRRLRPERFGDARDAFHDELRILLEGPRATASVLFSCRIRPAQLALTVYGTRRAVHVSLDARTLRVVEGSHLPGPFQKVDWARRDASAAGAELLRRSADLALARLHYFEGMHRLFAAFYRAARTGGPAPVPLADARAVAQVIDAAAAACRRADAAAQEACA, from the coding sequence ATGGCGGAACGAGATGGGGCCGCGGTGCGGGTGGCGGTGATCGGGTGCGGGCAGATCGCCGACGCGCACCTGGCGCAGGTGCGCCGGGCCGGCGCCGAGGTGGTGGCGGTCTGCGACGCGACCCGGCACATGGCGGAGCAGGCCGCGGCGCGGTGGCGCGTGCCGGCGTTCTACGAGGGGCCCGACGCGGTGGACGCGATGCTGGCGGAGGCGCGTCCGGAGGTGGTGCACGTCACCACTCCGCCCGCGAGCCACCTCGCGCTCGCCACCCGCGCGCTCGCCGCGGGCGCGCACGTGTACGTGGAGAAGCCGGTCACGGTGGACGCGGTCGAGGCGGTCGCGCTGGAGCAGGCGGCGGCCCGGCACGGCCGCCTGGCGTGCGCCGGCCACAACCTCCTGTTCGATCCGGTGATCCAGCGGCTCCGCGCGCTGGTGGAGGCGGGCGCGCTCGGCGAGGTGGTCCACGCGGACGCGGTGATGGGCTACGACCTCGCGGGCCCGTTCGGCGCGCTGCTCACCGCGGAGCCCGGCCACTGGATCCACCGCCTCCCCGCCGGCCTGGCGCACAACAACCTCTCGCACCCGCTCTCGCTCGTGCTGCCGCTCCTCGGCCCGGGCACGCCCGCGGTCGCGCACGCGCTCGGGCGCCGGCTGCGCCCGGAGCGCTTCGGCGACGCGCGCGACGCGTTCCACGACGAGCTGCGGATCCTGCTCGAGGGCCCGCGCGCCACCGCGTCGGTGCTCTTCTCCTGCCGCATCCGGCCCGCGCAGCTCGCGCTCACCGTGTACGGCACGCGGCGGGCCGTGCACGTCTCCCTGGACGCGCGCACGCTGCGCGTGGTGGAGGGCTCCCACCTGCCCGGCCCGTTCCAGAAGGTGGACTGGGCCCGGCGCGACGCCTCGGCCGCCGGGGCGGAGCTCCTGCGGCGCAGCGCCGACCTCGCGCTCGCGCGGCTGCACTACTTCGAGGGCATGCACCGGCTCTTCGCGGCCTTCTACCGGGCGGCGCGGACCGGCGGCCCCGCCCCCGTTCCGCTCGCGGACGCGCGCGCGGTCGCCCAGGTGATCGACGCCGCGGCGGCGGCGTGCCGGCGGGCGGACGCCGCCGCGCAGGAGGCGTGCGCGTGA
- a CDS encoding glycosyltransferase, whose amino-acid sequence MRLALVGNWPRPYGGVAVHVAALARAARARGVDVQVLDIGRGDHSGDGVRPARGALRYAAALGGAAAEGRLLHVHTSGANVKSWLVALAASRARRGAAPLGVLTLHSGSAPAWLRGGPARRALAAAACAGFGRILAVNEEIAGALGASGVPRARIAVVPPYSPALLEPRRPPPGLAAFRAGHAPLVAAALPPGRIYGADLLLPAFRALRARHPGAGLVAFGEGTEALGEDAVLGLGELDHPAALAVLEAADVFARPTRADGDAVTVREALALGRMVVASAVGHRPAGCLLFPAGDAAALAARLEDAAGARPPARPPARPPARPRDDDPFDAILAIYRVLWTGARGAPREAAAPAR is encoded by the coding sequence GTGCGGCTGGCGCTCGTCGGGAACTGGCCGCGGCCGTACGGCGGCGTGGCGGTGCACGTGGCGGCGCTGGCCCGCGCGGCCCGCGCGCGCGGCGTCGACGTGCAAGTGCTCGACATCGGCCGGGGCGACCACTCCGGCGACGGCGTCCGGCCGGCGCGCGGCGCGCTCCGGTACGCCGCCGCGCTCGGCGGCGCCGCGGCGGAGGGCCGGCTGCTGCACGTGCACACCAGCGGCGCGAACGTGAAGAGCTGGCTGGTGGCCCTGGCCGCCTCGCGCGCGCGCCGCGGCGCCGCGCCGCTCGGCGTGCTCACGCTGCACTCCGGCTCGGCCCCCGCGTGGCTGCGGGGCGGCCCGGCGCGGCGCGCGCTCGCCGCGGCGGCCTGCGCCGGCTTCGGGCGGATCCTGGCGGTGAACGAGGAGATCGCGGGCGCGCTCGGCGCGAGCGGCGTGCCGCGGGCGCGCATCGCGGTCGTGCCCCCCTACTCCCCCGCGCTGCTCGAGCCGCGCCGGCCGCCGCCGGGCCTCGCCGCGTTCCGGGCCGGACACGCGCCGCTCGTCGCCGCCGCGCTCCCGCCCGGGCGGATCTACGGCGCCGACCTGCTCCTGCCCGCGTTCCGCGCGCTGCGGGCGCGGCACCCGGGCGCCGGCCTGGTCGCGTTCGGCGAGGGCACCGAGGCGCTCGGCGAGGACGCCGTGCTCGGCCTCGGCGAGCTCGACCACCCCGCCGCGCTGGCGGTGCTGGAGGCCGCGGACGTGTTCGCCCGCCCCACCCGCGCGGACGGCGACGCGGTGACGGTGCGGGAGGCGCTCGCGCTCGGCCGCATGGTGGTCGCGAGCGCCGTGGGCCACCGGCCGGCGGGCTGCCTGCTGTTTCCGGCCGGCGACGCCGCCGCCCTGGCGGCGCGGCTGGAGGACGCGGCGGGCGCCCGCCCGCCCGCCCGCCCGCCCGCCCGCCCGCCCGCCCGCCCGCGCGACGACGACCCGTTCGACGCCATCCTCGCCATCTACCGGGTGCTGTGGACGGGCGCGCGCGGCGCGCCGCGCGAGGCGGCCGCCCCGGCGCGGTGA
- a CDS encoding glycosyltransferase, which translates to MSAAKVLVFQNRFLIGGQERQTVLNVQTMDRGRWEPVVACLHLEGEHLDDLAREGIRPVLFDVGRRMLRPNTAWQVSRIARFVREQGIALVHAQDIYTNVLGSLAARLAGVPVIVTRVDLGHHITGYRRPLTRLACLRADRVLVNAMCIRDLVIREGVEPDRVAVVRNGVDLRALDRAARELPDPGLPEGAWIANVANMHHPVKGQTDLLVAFREVLREHPTARLALVGDGVRRPLLERLAGQLGVAARVHFLGFRRDAPAVLARCAAAASSSHAEGISNAILEAMALRLPVVATAVGGSPELVRDGTTGWLVPPGSPGALARRLCDALADGERARRMGARGRALVEREFEVGQMRLGYDALYDELAGWRVPRLIAGSA; encoded by the coding sequence GTGAGCGCGGCGAAGGTGCTCGTGTTCCAGAACCGCTTCCTGATCGGCGGACAGGAGCGGCAGACGGTCCTGAACGTCCAGACCATGGACCGGGGCCGCTGGGAGCCGGTGGTCGCGTGCCTGCACCTCGAGGGCGAGCACCTCGACGACCTGGCGCGCGAGGGCATCCGGCCGGTGCTGTTCGACGTGGGGCGGCGGATGCTCCGGCCCAACACCGCCTGGCAGGTCTCGCGCATCGCCCGCTTCGTGCGCGAGCAGGGCATCGCGCTGGTGCACGCGCAGGACATCTACACGAACGTGCTGGGCTCGCTCGCCGCGCGGCTGGCCGGCGTGCCCGTGATCGTGACGCGGGTGGACCTCGGGCACCACATCACCGGTTACCGCCGCCCGCTCACCCGCCTCGCCTGCCTCCGCGCCGACCGCGTGCTCGTGAACGCGATGTGCATCCGCGACCTCGTGATCCGCGAGGGCGTCGAGCCGGACCGCGTGGCGGTGGTGCGCAACGGCGTGGACCTCCGCGCGCTCGACCGCGCCGCGCGCGAGCTGCCCGACCCCGGGCTGCCCGAGGGCGCCTGGATCGCGAACGTCGCGAACATGCACCATCCGGTGAAGGGCCAGACCGACCTGCTGGTCGCGTTCCGGGAGGTGCTCCGCGAGCACCCGACCGCGCGGCTCGCGCTGGTGGGCGACGGGGTGCGGCGGCCGCTGCTGGAGCGGCTCGCGGGCCAGCTCGGCGTCGCCGCGCGGGTCCACTTCCTCGGCTTCCGCCGCGACGCGCCCGCCGTGCTCGCGCGCTGCGCCGCCGCCGCGTCCTCCAGCCACGCCGAGGGGATCTCGAACGCGATCCTGGAGGCCATGGCCCTGCGCCTGCCGGTGGTCGCCACCGCCGTGGGCGGCTCGCCGGAGCTGGTGCGCGACGGGACGACCGGCTGGCTCGTGCCGCCCGGCTCGCCGGGCGCGCTGGCGCGCCGCCTCTGCGACGCGCTCGCGGACGGGGAGCGCGCCCGGCGGATGGGCGCGCGCGGGCGGGCGCTGGTGGAGCGCGAGTTCGAGGTCGGGCAGATGCGGCTCGGCTACGACGCGCTCTACGACGAGCTGGCCGGCTGGCGCGTCCCCCGCCTGATCGCCGGCAGCGCGTGA
- a CDS encoding WecB/TagA/CpsF family glycosyltransferase, translating into MVPGAGSAEAKAHGGAGSGVRRVRIGQLWLDALTAAEALDRVEALVAAGLGGSVFTPNVDHVVTAEDDCAFRAAYAAASLSLADGQALVWATRLLGTPVPEKVSGSDLVWPLMERAAGARWGVYLLGGGPGAAEVAAARLERELGVRIVGVDAPRIAVDGDASESAVLERVRRSGAHVVVVGLGAPKQERFIHRAAEALRPAVAFGLGASIDFLAGRVRRAPGWISRAGLEWMFRLVQEPRRLAHRYLVKDPRFLGVLARTARLPAGERQARRRAQPTRDAVAAAPRRTGGTP; encoded by the coding sequence ATGGTGCCTGGAGCGGGGAGCGCGGAGGCGAAGGCGCACGGCGGCGCGGGCAGCGGCGTCCGCCGCGTCCGGATCGGGCAGCTCTGGCTCGACGCGCTGACCGCGGCCGAGGCGCTCGACCGGGTCGAGGCCCTGGTCGCGGCGGGCCTGGGCGGGAGCGTCTTCACGCCCAACGTGGATCACGTGGTCACGGCGGAGGACGACTGCGCGTTCCGTGCCGCGTACGCGGCGGCCAGCCTCTCGCTCGCCGACGGCCAGGCGCTGGTGTGGGCGACGCGGCTGCTCGGGACGCCGGTGCCGGAGAAGGTGTCGGGCTCGGACCTGGTCTGGCCGCTCATGGAGCGCGCGGCCGGGGCGCGGTGGGGCGTGTACCTGCTCGGTGGCGGGCCGGGGGCGGCCGAGGTGGCCGCGGCGCGGCTGGAGCGGGAGCTCGGGGTGCGCATCGTCGGCGTGGACGCGCCGCGCATCGCGGTGGACGGCGACGCGAGCGAGTCCGCCGTGCTGGAGCGCGTCCGTCGCTCCGGCGCACACGTCGTCGTGGTGGGGCTGGGCGCGCCGAAGCAGGAGCGCTTCATCCACCGCGCGGCGGAGGCGCTGCGGCCCGCGGTCGCGTTCGGGCTCGGGGCGTCGATCGACTTCCTGGCGGGTCGCGTGCGCCGCGCGCCGGGCTGGATCTCCCGCGCCGGGCTGGAGTGGATGTTCCGGCTGGTGCAGGAGCCGCGGCGCCTCGCCCACCGGTACCTGGTGAAGGACCCGCGCTTCCTGGGCGTGCTGGCGCGGACCGCGCGATTGCCCGCCGGCGAGCGGCAGGCGCGGCGGCGCGCGCAGCCGACGCGCGACGCGGTCGCCGCGGCGCCCCGGCGCACCGGCGGGACGCCCTGA
- a CDS encoding sugar transferase, whose protein sequence is MRLIDLAALALALPLAFEVYRELFRPDALEVVSLDRYWLALVVVMLLWSAGAWIYQVYEAGPGSLADDLRRMTRALMAVALVMFTLVFLAKQQESVSRLLAVLYFALAFPMLAIARAVHRAVARAAGTRAGRVRYYAVVGSGDVAEEIIETIRAHPEWGMRLAGYVLEEGAVAASPDCVILGRLGNLARILEDHVLDDVVFAVPRERLSAVEDAVRTCEEQGVGALISLDVLRFGYSRMSVGDMDGLPMLALSRTPSDQLALAAKRAFDIVVSASVLLLLSPLLLGVMIAIRLDSRGPIFFRQRRVGVHGRIFDILKFRSMYVDAEARLEALRAHNEMSGPVFKMKNDPRVTRIGRFIRRTSLDEFPQFWNVLRGEMSVVGPRPPLPSEVRQYKRWQRRRLSVKPGITCIWQISGRNDIDFDRWMELDLQYIDEWSLWNDVRICLKTIPAVLGARGAQ, encoded by the coding sequence GTGCGTCTCATCGATCTCGCTGCGCTGGCGCTCGCGCTGCCGCTCGCGTTCGAGGTCTATCGGGAGCTCTTTCGCCCCGACGCGCTCGAGGTGGTCTCGCTCGATCGCTACTGGCTCGCGCTCGTCGTCGTGATGCTGCTGTGGTCGGCCGGCGCCTGGATCTACCAGGTCTACGAGGCGGGCCCCGGCTCGCTCGCCGACGACCTCCGGCGCATGACCCGCGCGCTCATGGCCGTCGCGCTGGTGATGTTCACGCTGGTGTTCCTCGCGAAGCAGCAGGAGTCCGTCTCGCGGCTGCTCGCGGTCCTCTACTTCGCGCTGGCGTTCCCGATGCTGGCGATCGCGCGCGCCGTGCATCGCGCCGTGGCGCGCGCCGCCGGCACGCGCGCCGGGCGCGTCCGCTACTACGCGGTGGTCGGTTCGGGCGACGTGGCGGAGGAGATCATCGAGACGATCCGCGCGCACCCGGAGTGGGGGATGCGGCTCGCGGGCTACGTGCTCGAGGAGGGCGCGGTCGCGGCCAGCCCGGACTGCGTGATCCTGGGCCGGCTGGGCAACCTGGCCCGCATCCTCGAGGACCACGTGCTCGACGACGTGGTGTTCGCGGTGCCTCGCGAGCGGCTCAGCGCGGTCGAGGACGCGGTCCGCACCTGCGAGGAGCAGGGCGTCGGCGCCCTCATCTCGCTCGACGTGCTCCGGTTCGGCTACTCGCGCATGTCGGTCGGCGACATGGACGGGCTGCCCATGCTGGCGCTGTCCCGCACGCCGTCCGACCAGCTCGCGCTGGCGGCGAAGCGCGCGTTCGACATCGTGGTGAGCGCGTCGGTGCTGCTGCTCCTCTCGCCGCTGCTCCTCGGCGTGATGATCGCGATCCGGCTCGACTCGCGCGGTCCCATCTTCTTCCGCCAGCGCCGGGTGGGCGTCCACGGCCGCATCTTCGACATCCTCAAGTTCCGCAGCATGTACGTGGACGCGGAGGCGCGCCTCGAGGCGCTCCGCGCGCACAACGAGATGTCCGGCCCGGTCTTCAAGATGAAGAACGATCCGCGGGTGACGCGCATCGGCCGGTTCATCCGCCGGACCTCGCTCGACGAGTTCCCGCAGTTCTGGAACGTGCTGCGGGGCGAGATGAGCGTGGTGGGCCCGCGGCCGCCGCTGCCCTCGGAGGTGCGCCAGTACAAGCGCTGGCAGCGCCGCCGCCTCTCGGTGAAGCCGGGGATCACCTGCATCTGGCAGATCAGCGGCCGGAACGACATCGACTTCGATCGGTGGATGGAGCTCGATCTCCAGTACATCGACGAGTGGTCGCTCTGGAACGACGTGCGCATCTGCCTGAAGACGATCCCGGCCGTGCTCGGCGCCCGCGGCGCGCAGTAG
- a CDS encoding polysaccharide biosynthesis/export family protein has translation MIDPLAATARRRAGLALAAVAATALAACGPTGRYVRAEDLPPAPADAEYRVARGDVVGIRVWNQDNMSVERTRVREDGRVSMPFLQDVPAAGSTPTELSQRIQTQLKTYVVNPVVTVTVVEMQPLRVSVTGEVIRPGVYDLDRGAGVLSALAAAGSFTEFAHRDRVFVLRHGPAPGDAVTRIRFEYDALVRADRRSAGFRLQPGDVVVVE, from the coding sequence ATGATCGATCCGCTCGCTGCCACCGCGCGCCGTCGCGCGGGCCTCGCGCTCGCCGCCGTCGCCGCCACCGCCCTCGCCGCCTGCGGGCCGACCGGCCGTTACGTGCGCGCCGAGGACCTGCCGCCCGCGCCGGCCGACGCCGAGTACCGCGTCGCGCGCGGCGACGTCGTCGGGATCCGGGTCTGGAACCAGGACAACATGTCGGTGGAGCGAACGCGCGTCCGCGAGGACGGGCGCGTGTCGATGCCGTTCCTCCAGGACGTCCCGGCGGCGGGGAGCACGCCGACCGAGCTCTCCCAGCGGATCCAGACGCAGCTCAAGACCTACGTCGTGAACCCCGTCGTCACCGTGACGGTGGTCGAGATGCAGCCGCTGCGCGTCTCCGTCACCGGCGAGGTGATCCGGCCCGGCGTCTACGACCTGGATCGCGGGGCGGGCGTGCTCTCCGCGCTCGCCGCGGCCGGCAGCTTCACCGAGTTCGCCCACCGGGACCGCGTCTTCGTCCTGCGCCACGGCCCGGCCCCGGGCGACGCGGTGACGCGCATCCGCTTCGAGTACGACGCGCTCGTCCGCGCCGACCGGCGATCGGCCGGGTTCCGGCTCCAGCCCGGCGACGTGGTCGTGGTGGAGTGA
- a CDS encoding NAD-dependent epimerase/dehydratase family protein codes for MRAVTGATGFLGREIVRSLLRQGVDRIRCLVRPGTAAARVEVPDAEARGAVVEVVPCRLDDPAALRQALAGVRVLYHAAAAKKGAPAALVQATVVASDHVFRAALETRVERVVLVSSFGAMGVAALPRGALVDEDAPLEPAPEARDAYSFAKQRQEALAWRYARRDGLPLAVIRPGVIIGAGQEILGTRIGLPVLGLYLHLGGRNPVPLTWVENCADAVALAGTALGAEGRALCVVDDDLPTAGALLDRYRREVAPLRVVRVPYPLLRLLAHANDWYAERTRGHLPALLTPYKVASTWKRQRFSNARARAVLGWSPRVPMREALDRTFAALAAAPGRPVPLARPGAGGARAAAAAEVAP; via the coding sequence GTGAGGGCGGTCACCGGCGCGACCGGGTTCCTGGGGCGCGAGATCGTGCGGAGCCTGCTGCGGCAGGGGGTGGATCGGATCCGCTGCCTGGTGCGGCCCGGCACCGCGGCGGCGCGGGTGGAGGTCCCGGACGCCGAGGCGCGGGGGGCGGTCGTCGAGGTGGTCCCTTGCCGGCTCGACGACCCCGCCGCGCTCCGCCAGGCGCTCGCGGGGGTGCGGGTCCTCTACCACGCCGCCGCCGCGAAGAAGGGCGCGCCCGCGGCCCTGGTGCAGGCCACCGTGGTCGCCTCCGACCACGTGTTCCGCGCCGCGCTGGAGACGCGGGTCGAGCGGGTGGTGCTGGTGAGCTCGTTCGGCGCCATGGGCGTCGCGGCGCTGCCGAGGGGCGCGCTGGTGGATGAGGACGCGCCGCTCGAGCCCGCGCCGGAGGCGCGCGACGCGTACTCGTTCGCCAAGCAGCGGCAGGAGGCGCTGGCGTGGCGGTACGCGCGCCGCGACGGCTTGCCGCTCGCGGTGATCCGGCCCGGCGTCATCATCGGCGCCGGCCAGGAGATCCTCGGGACGCGGATCGGCCTGCCGGTGCTCGGCCTGTACCTGCACCTCGGGGGCCGCAACCCGGTCCCGCTCACGTGGGTCGAGAACTGCGCCGACGCCGTCGCGCTGGCCGGCACCGCCCTGGGGGCCGAGGGCCGCGCGCTGTGCGTGGTGGACGACGACCTCCCGACCGCGGGGGCGCTGCTCGACCGCTACCGGCGCGAGGTGGCGCCGCTGCGGGTCGTGCGGGTGCCGTACCCGCTGCTGCGCCTGCTCGCGCACGCCAACGACTGGTACGCGGAGCGGACCCGGGGGCACCTCCCCGCCCTGCTGACGCCGTACAAGGTCGCGAGCACCTGGAAGCGCCAGCGCTTCTCGAACGCACGCGCCCGCGCCGTGCTCGGCTGGTCGCCGCGCGTCCCCATGCGCGAGGCGCTCGATCGCACCTTCGCCGCGCTCGCCGCCGCGCCGGGTCGGCCGGTGCCGCTCGCGCGCCCGGGCGCGGGCGGCGCGCGCGCCGCGGCGGCGGCGGAGGTGGCGCCGTGA
- a CDS encoding polysaccharide deacetylase family protein: MPERADFSARWILKRAAKAAVAGALTAAGIHHAVRLVRRRQAGGSRVLILSYHRVTPDFGAESRQTLASLLVSTDTLRRQLEHVGRRNEIVSLADARRILAEPAGGRRSDVVAVTIDDGYADVAQHALPVLRALRVPATVFVPTGYVGTARRLPHDRLHAALTALARRRIPFERAGLQPPLQTLLSACAEGGPAATLDRLIARLPHERLVALAAALERMLGTAEQDLPASTRLMTWDEVRALDAAGVDVGGHTVNHAVLANLPLAEARRELAGCRDQLAERVGRAPRHFAYPNGYYTPAVQRAVAEVGFEAAVTIEDEENRHGGSPYGLKRKVLWENTTLGAVGWSGVVATCNLGGVFATLGLARPVPGERPDPPAEPAARTARTQAGEAPAGARAVS; the protein is encoded by the coding sequence ATGCCGGAACGGGCCGACTTCAGTGCGCGCTGGATCCTGAAGCGGGCCGCGAAGGCGGCCGTGGCGGGGGCACTCACCGCGGCGGGGATCCACCACGCGGTGCGGCTGGTCCGGCGGCGCCAGGCCGGCGGCTCCCGCGTGCTCATCCTCTCGTACCACCGCGTGACCCCGGACTTCGGCGCCGAGTCCAGGCAGACGCTCGCCTCGCTGCTCGTCTCGACCGACACCCTCCGCCGCCAGCTGGAGCACGTGGGGAGGCGGAACGAGATCGTCTCGCTCGCCGACGCGCGCCGCATCCTGGCGGAGCCCGCGGGCGGGCGCCGCTCCGACGTCGTGGCGGTGACGATCGACGACGGCTACGCCGACGTGGCGCAGCACGCGCTGCCCGTGCTGCGCGCGCTGCGCGTCCCGGCGACCGTGTTCGTGCCGACCGGCTACGTCGGCACGGCGCGCCGCCTCCCGCACGACCGGCTCCACGCGGCGCTCACCGCGCTGGCGCGGCGGCGCATCCCGTTCGAGCGCGCCGGCCTCCAGCCCCCGCTCCAGACGTTGCTCTCCGCCTGCGCCGAGGGCGGGCCGGCCGCCACGCTCGACCGGCTCATCGCGCGCCTCCCGCACGAGCGGCTGGTGGCGCTGGCCGCCGCGCTGGAGCGCATGCTCGGCACCGCCGAGCAGGACCTCCCGGCCTCGACGCGCCTCATGACCTGGGACGAGGTGCGCGCGCTCGACGCCGCCGGCGTGGACGTGGGCGGCCACACCGTGAACCACGCGGTGCTCGCGAACCTGCCGCTCGCCGAGGCCCGCCGCGAGCTGGCCGGCTGCCGCGACCAGCTGGCCGAGCGGGTCGGCCGGGCGCCGCGCCACTTCGCCTACCCCAACGGCTACTACACGCCGGCGGTCCAGCGCGCCGTGGCCGAGGTGGGCTTCGAGGCGGCGGTGACCATCGAGGACGAGGAGAACCGGCACGGCGGCTCGCCGTACGGGCTGAAGCGCAAGGTGCTCTGGGAGAACACCACGCTCGGCGCGGTCGGCTGGAGCGGCGTGGTGGCGACCTGCAACCTCGGCGGCGTGTTCGCGACGCTGGGGCTGGCGCGGCCGGTCCCCGGGGAGCGGCCGGATCCCCCCGCCGAGCCCGCGGCGCGGACCGCGCGCACCCAGGCCGGGGAGGCGCCCGCAGGCGCGCGGGCGGTGAGCTGA
- a CDS encoding acyl carrier protein, with product MTTQQIIRKFILENFYVSDPSEVADDTLLVTTGLVDSTGMLEVIAFLEEEFDIRIADQETTPENLESVERMAAFVARKRQGGLGATG from the coding sequence ATGACGACCCAGCAGATCATCCGGAAGTTCATCCTCGAGAACTTCTACGTCAGCGATCCTTCGGAGGTCGCGGACGACACCTTGCTCGTGACCACCGGCCTGGTGGACTCGACCGGCATGCTCGAGGTGATCGCGTTCCTGGAGGAGGAGTTCGACATCCGCATCGCCGACCAGGAGACGACGCCGGAGAACCTGGAGTCCGTTGAGCGCATGGCGGCGTTCGTCGCCCGCAAGCGGCAGGGCGGGCTGGGCGCGACCGGCTAG